A DNA window from Sphingomonas changnyeongensis contains the following coding sequences:
- the mutS gene encoding DNA mismatch repair protein MutS: protein MTSAPTPMMAQYLRLKAEAGDCLLFYRMGDFFELFFDDARRAAAALDIALTARGEHDGQKVPMCGVPVHAAETYLARLIKAGFSVAIAEQTESPAEARARGSKALVERAIVRFVTAGTLTEDALLDARRANWLVALADAGGQTGLAAADISTGRFEIVELPPELLDAELAHYAAAELIAPEGWPRGDVQPRPRADFDSVAGERRLCDLFGVATPDGLGGFGRAGLAAAGGLIAYLDHVGRGRLPFLQRPQQRMVAQHMLIDAATRDSLEIVQAQGGGRAGSLLDAVDRTVTGAGARLLAADLGAPLTDRGAIEARLDLVGLFHDPALRHDVRATLRALPDLGRALGRLVAGRGGPRELAQLRDGLAEARRLRDRLDRLPDPPALLAALLPALGGHAAFVDLLSRALVPSPPLDAAQGGYIAEGYDAALDALRGLGGEGRRAIAALEARFRDQTGIAALKIRHNAVLGYHIEVPARHADRLMAADSGFTHRQTLAGVVRFNAPELHDQAQKVAHAGAHALAAEAAHLEELTAEALGRREPIAAAADALARLDVAAGLAERAVEGGWTRPALADRPVLEIGGGRHPVVEAAVAATGGRFVANDCALGDESRLWLVTGPNMGGKSTFLRQNALIVLLAQAGSHVPAETARLGIVDRLFSRVGASDNLARGRSTFMVEMVETAAILAQATPNSFVILDEVGRGTSTYDGLAIAWAVVEAVHGLNRSRCLFATHYHELTRLAGSLESLSLHHVRAREWKGDLVLLHEVAPGPADRSYGLAVAKLAGLPPAVLARARDVLGRLEAGRARTGGIAAGLDDLPLFAAAPPEAPAADPLADALDALDPDAMTPREALDALYALKRLARAAARDG from the coding sequence GGCCGGGTTCAGCGTCGCCATCGCCGAGCAGACCGAAAGCCCCGCCGAGGCGCGGGCGCGCGGATCCAAGGCGCTCGTTGAACGCGCGATCGTGCGGTTCGTGACCGCAGGCACGCTGACCGAGGATGCGCTGCTCGACGCGCGGCGCGCCAACTGGCTGGTCGCGCTCGCCGACGCGGGGGGGCAGACCGGGCTGGCGGCGGCCGATATCTCGACCGGCCGGTTCGAGATTGTCGAGCTGCCCCCCGAGCTGCTCGACGCCGAACTTGCCCATTATGCCGCCGCCGAGCTGATCGCGCCCGAGGGCTGGCCGCGCGGCGACGTGCAGCCGCGTCCCCGCGCCGATTTCGACAGCGTGGCCGGGGAAAGGCGGCTGTGCGACCTGTTCGGCGTGGCGACGCCCGACGGGCTGGGCGGCTTTGGCCGCGCCGGGCTGGCGGCGGCGGGCGGGCTGATCGCCTATCTCGACCATGTCGGGCGCGGGCGGCTGCCGTTTCTCCAGCGGCCGCAGCAGCGCATGGTCGCGCAGCACATGCTGATCGATGCGGCGACGCGCGACAGCCTGGAAATCGTCCAGGCCCAGGGCGGCGGCCGCGCCGGCAGCCTGCTCGATGCCGTCGATCGCACGGTGACGGGGGCGGGGGCGCGGCTGCTCGCCGCCGATCTCGGCGCGCCGCTCACCGACCGGGGGGCGATCGAGGCGCGGCTCGATCTGGTCGGCCTGTTCCATGATCCCGCGCTGCGCCATGATGTCCGCGCGACGCTGCGCGCGCTGCCGGATCTGGGCCGCGCGCTGGGCCGGCTGGTCGCGGGACGCGGCGGCCCGCGCGAGCTGGCGCAGCTGCGCGACGGGCTGGCCGAGGCGCGGCGGCTGCGCGACCGGCTGGACCGGCTGCCCGATCCGCCGGCGCTGCTTGCCGCGCTGCTGCCGGCGCTTGGCGGCCATGCCGCCTTTGTCGATCTGCTGAGCCGTGCGCTGGTGCCCAGCCCGCCGCTCGATGCCGCGCAGGGCGGTTACATCGCCGAAGGCTATGACGCCGCGCTCGACGCGCTGCGCGGGCTTGGCGGGGAAGGGCGGCGGGCCATTGCCGCGCTGGAGGCGCGCTTCCGCGACCAGACGGGGATCGCCGCGCTCAAGATCCGCCACAATGCGGTGCTCGGCTATCATATCGAGGTGCCGGCCCGGCATGCCGACCGGCTGATGGCGGCCGATTCGGGCTTTACCCATCGCCAGACGCTGGCCGGGGTCGTCCGCTTCAACGCGCCCGAGCTGCACGATCAGGCGCAGAAGGTCGCCCATGCCGGGGCGCATGCGCTCGCCGCCGAGGCCGCGCATCTGGAGGAGCTGACCGCCGAGGCGCTCGGCCGGCGCGAGCCGATTGCGGCGGCGGCGGATGCGCTGGCGCGGCTCGATGTCGCAGCGGGGCTTGCCGAACGCGCGGTCGAGGGCGGCTGGACGCGCCCGGCGCTCGCCGACCGGCCGGTGCTGGAGATTGGCGGGGGCCGGCATCCGGTGGTCGAAGCGGCGGTCGCGGCGACCGGCGGCCGGTTTGTCGCCAATGACTGCGCGCTTGGCGACGAGTCGCGGCTGTGGCTGGTCACCGGGCCGAACATGGGCGGCAAATCGACCTTTCTGCGCCAGAATGCGCTGATCGTGCTGCTCGCCCAGGCGGGCAGCCATGTGCCGGCGGAAACGGCGCGGCTGGGCATTGTCGACCGGCTGTTCAGCCGTGTCGGCGCGTCCGACAATCTGGCGCGCGGGCGTTCGACCTTCATGGTCGAAATGGTCGAAACCGCCGCCATCCTGGCGCAGGCGACGCCGAACAGCTTCGTGATCCTGGACGAGGTCGGCCGCGGCACCTCGACCTATGACGGGCTGGCGATCGCCTGGGCGGTTGTCGAGGCGGTACACGGCCTCAACCGCAGCCGCTGCCTGTTCGCCACCCATTATCACGAGCTGACGCGGCTCGCCGGCAGCCTTGAGTCGCTGTCGCTCCACCATGTCCGCGCGCGCGAATGGAAGGGCGATCTGGTGCTGCTGCACGAGGTTGCGCCGGGGCCGGCCGACCGTTCCTATGGCCTCGCGGTCGCCAAGCTTGCCGGGTTGCCGCCGGCGGTGCTGGCGCGCGCCCGCGACGTGCTGGGGCGGCTGGAGGCGGGGCGCGCGCGCACCGGGGGGATTGCGGCCGGGCTCGATGATCTGCCGTTGTTCGCCGCCGCGCCGCCCGAGGCCCCGGCGGCCGATCCGCTGGCCGATGCGCTGGACGCGCTTGATCCTGACGCCATGACGCCGCGCGAGGCGCTCGATGCGCTTTATGCGCTCAAACGGCTGGCGCGCGCGGCGGCACGGGACGGCTGA